A window from Dromaius novaehollandiae isolate bDroNov1 chromosome 1, bDroNov1.hap1, whole genome shotgun sequence encodes these proteins:
- the RXFP2 gene encoding LOW QUALITY PROTEIN: relaxin receptor 2 (The sequence of the model RefSeq protein was modified relative to this genomic sequence to represent the inferred CDS: inserted 3 bases in 2 codons; deleted 4 bases in 3 codons; substituted 2 bases at 2 genomic stop codons): protein YSSLNLFNFRLSAMLFLLHLVVLLEIKAFAETSGSVLLPACQKGYFPCGNHTTCLPQAFHCDGINDCENGADEENCGDNSGWGSIFDMVHGKPNYLVLAEEYCLHQNPEGCSSMETELECAAXLKSVPLASSNVTLLSLKNSQIHSLPDEVFSKYTEVKKIFLQHNCIQTVSRKAFFGLYKLQKLYLSHNCITSLKPGVFRDLHKLTEWLILNYNPIGKISKQLFTGLTSLLFLSIINNSLESLPKKICTQIPPINWMDFEGNHIKALTNTTFLECDPLTVLFLHGNQIHLVPANTFSSLKDLGELDLSSNLIRELPHYDFKDLKYLQKFXFLLATSFNPLSHLYQDQFENLQQLQSLDLEMIEIPNINTRMFQHMKNLSHIYFKKFRYCSCALHVRICTPLXGLTPVEDLLANNVLNVFVWVIACITCFGNPFFIGMRSFIKAENKTHTLSIKILCCADCLMEVYLFFIEVLDVKYRGQYKKLAVLWMESLPCHIMGFITTLSTEVSGLLLTFLTLQKYLVIVFPFRNIQPGKQQTIVILTSIWIAGFFLAIIPFWNEDFFGNYYGKNSVCYPLNSDQIEEIGGNGYSLGIFPGVNLLAFIIIVFSYVSMFCSIQKTALQTLEVRGHIRRDVAVANRFFFIVFTDATCWIPVSVIKILFLFQVEILDTVTSWIVIFVLPINSALNPILYTLTTTFFKEKLKQSLDRRXRREIFKMTKKTLVTSVLWTDNSLGFLKK from the exons TACTCCTCTCTTAATCTTTTTAACTTCAGACTGTCTGCAATGCTATTTCTACTCCATCTTGTTGTTCTGTTAGAAATCAAAG CCTTTGCTGAAACATCTGGGTCTGTCTTACTGC CTGCCTGCCAAAAGGGTTATTTTCCATGTGGAAATCATACAACATGCCTCCCACAAGCATTTCATTGTGATGGCATAAATGACTGTGAGAATGGTGCAGATGAAGAAAACTGTG GAGATAATAGTGGATGGGGAAGTATCTTTGATATGGTTCATGGAAAGCCTAATTATTTGGTTTTAGCAGAAGAATACT GTCTCCACCAAAACCCAGAAGGTTGCAGCAGCATGGAAACAGAACTAGAATGTGCTGC GTTAAAGTCTGTTCCACTTGCTTCAAGTAACGTAACCCTCCT GTCACTTAAAAACAGCCAGATCCATTCTCTTCCAGATGAAGTTTTCAGCAAGTATACAGAAGTGAAGAAAAT ATTTCTACAGCATAATTGCATTCAAACAGTATCAAGGAAAGCATTCTTTGGACTATACAAGCTTCAGAAGTT ATATCTCAGTCATAACTGTATCACTAGTTTGAAACCTGGAGTATTCAGAGATCTACACAAATTGACTGAA TGGCT AATTCTGAATTATAACCCAATAGGGAAAATTTCAAAGCAGTTATTTACAGGGCTAACATCTTTGTTATTTCT GTCAATCATAAACAATTCACTTGAGTCTCTTCCCAAGAAAATCTGTACTCAAATACCTCCTATTAACTGGAT GGATTTTGAAGGCAATCATATTAAGGCCTTAACTAATACCACTTTCCTGGAATGTGACCCACTCACTGTatt GTTTCTTCATGGAAATCAAATTCACTTGGTGCCTGCAAATACCTTTTCCTCATTAAAAGATTTGGGTGAACT GGATCTGTCCAGCAACTTGATTAGAGAATTACCACATTATGATTTTAAAGACCTGAAGTATTTACAAAAG ttttgatttcttttagCAACGTCTTTCAATCCACTTTCTCACCTCTATCAGGATCAGTTTGAAAATCTTCAGCAACTTCAGTCATT AGACCTGGAAATGATTGAGATTCCAAATATAAATACAAGAATGTTTCAACATATGAAGAACCTCTCCCACAT CTACTTCAAAAAGTTCAGGTATTGCTCCTGTGCTCTCCATGTGCGAATATGCACACCAT ATGGATTGACACCAGTTGAGGATCTCTTAGCTAACAATGTTCTT AATGTATTTGTGTGGGTCATAGCTTGTATTACATGTTTTGGAAATCCTTTTTTCATTGGAATGAGATCATTTATCAAAGCAGAAAACAAGACGCATACCTTATCTATCAAAATTTTGTGTT GTGCTGATTGTCTAATGGAGGTGTATTTGTTCTTCATTGAAGTTCTTGATGTTAAATACCGTGGACAGTATAAAAAATTAGCTGTGCTGTGGATGGAAAGTTTACCATGTCATATCATGGGGTTCATCACCACGCTCTCTACAGAGGTCTCTGGCCTTTTGTTGACATTTCTGACCTTGCAAAAGTATTTAGTGATTGTCTTTCCCTTCAGAAATATCCAACCTGGAAAGCAGCAGACAATAGTGATTCTTACATCTATATGGATTGCTGGATTTTTCTTAGCAATAATCCCATTTTGGAATGAGGACTTTTTTGGAAATTATTATGGGAAAAATAGTGTTTGTTACCCATTGAATTCTGATCAAATAGAAGAAATTGGAGGCAATGGGTATTCTCTTGGTATTTTTCCTG GTGTGAACCTGCTAGCCTTCATCATAATAGTGTTTTCGTATGTCAGCATGTTTTGTTCCATTCAAAAAACTGCCCTTCAGACATTGGAAGTAAGGGGTCACATTCGCAGGGATGTTGCTGTTGCCAATCGTTTCTTTTTTATAGTATTCACTGATGCCACCTGCTGGATTCCTGTCTCTGTCATTAAAATCCTCTTCTTATTCCAGGTGGAAATTCTAG ACACTGTCACTTCCTGGATAGTGATATTTGTCCTGCCAATAAACAGTGCCTTGAACCCCATTCTCTATACTCTCACAACTACTTTCTTTAAGGAAAAGTTAAAGCAGTCACTGGACAGACGTTGAAGGAGggaaattttc aaaatgacaaaaaaaacctTGGTCACTTCGGTCCTGTGGACGGACAATTCccttggatttttaaaaaaataa